In Anthonomus grandis grandis chromosome 6, icAntGran1.3, whole genome shotgun sequence, one DNA window encodes the following:
- the LOC126737047 gene encoding beta-1,4-mannosyltransferase egh-like isoform X3, whose protein sequence is MISSTNINMTSQIKHILHCLLLLFILSVMEYSTLTGGLMVSANPWQKYGFFFTLLLYMFRIVVFLALPQALFNFVGLLVYNAFSDKVTLKSSPLLSPLICIRVVTRGDYPELVKRNVERNLKTCLATGLENFYIEVVSDNSICLSENHRIRELVVPKKYKTKSGALYKSRALQYCLEEKVNILSKNDWIVHLDEETILTPNCIKGILNFAFDSKYHIGQGLITYANEEIVNWITTLADGFRVADDMGKLRLQFNAFHKPLFSFKGSYVVIQYDTEKAVSFDNGPDGSIAEDCYFAIKASSMGYTFNFIDGEMWEKSPFTIKDFIQQRKRWLQGILLVVHSKALPLKSKFLLAMSCYAWVTLPLAMFNLILVPLFPISSYSLIDFLMTFVGGVNLYMFIFGVIKSFNVKRLGLFKFILCLIGSVAVIPFNIIMENVVAIWGYFGSKHKFYIVQKGERTESVV, encoded by the exons ATGATCTCATCTACTAACATAAATATGACCAGTCAAATAAAACATATCTTGCATTGCCTTCTTCTCCTTTTCATTCTGAGTGTAATGGAATATTCTACACTTACCGGAGGTTTAATGGTTTCTGCAAATCCATGgcaaaaatatggatttttttttacgttactATTATACATGTTCAGAATAGTAGTATTTTTAGCTTTACCACAAGcgctatttaattttgttggatTGTTGGTTTATAACGCATTTTCAG ataaAGTGACGCTCAAGAGTTCTCCACTTTTATCACCTTTAATTTGTATCAGAGTAGTCACCAGAGGAGATTATCCTGAGTTAGTAAAAAGGAACGTGGAGCGAAATCTTAAAACGTGTTTAGCTACAGGTTTAGAAAACTTTTACATTG aaGTCGTGTCTGATAACTCAATATGCTTGTCAGAAAATCATAGAATAAGGGAATTAGTAGTACCAAAGAAATATAAGACAAAATCGGGAGCACTTTACAAG tctcGTGCATTGCAATACTGTTTGGAGGAAAAAGTGAATATCTTATCAAAAAATGATTGGATAGTACATCTGGATGAAGAAACTATTTTAACACCAAATTGTATAAAAG gAATACTGAACTTTGCTTTTGATTCAAAATATCATATCGGACAAGGATTAATAACATATGCCAATGAGGAAATCGTTAATTGGATAACTACATTAGCTGATGGCTTCCGAGTAGCTGATGATATGGGAAAATTAAGACTACAATTTAATGCGTTTCATAAGCCGTTGTTTAGTTTTAAGGGATCCTACGTAGTTATACAG TATGATACAGAAAAAGCGGTATCCTTTGATAACGGTCCAGACGGATCCATAGCTGAAGACTGCTATTTTGCAATTAAGGCCTCCAGTATGGGCTACACCTTCAATTTCATCGATGGCGAAATGTGGGAAAAATCACCGTTTACCATCAAAGACTTTATTCAACAAAGAAAGCGGTGGCTTCAAGGAATATTATTAGTTGTTCATTCAAAGGCTCTACCTTTAAAATCAAAGTTCCTTCTAGCAATGTCTTGCTATGCTTGGGTTACTTTGCCACTTGCAATGTTTAACTTAATATTAGTACCTTTATTCCCAATATCTTCATACTCACTTATTGACTTTCTCATGACCTTTGTGGGAGGTGTAAATCTTTATATGTTTATATTCGGAGTAATTAAGTCTTTTAACGTAAAAAGACTTGGactgtttaaatttatattatgtttaattGGATCTGTTGCAGTTATTCCATTTAATATTATCATGGAAAATGTTGTGGCTATTTGGGGATATTTCGGAAgcaaacataaattttatatcGTTCAAAAGGGAGAAAGAACAGAAAGTGTTGTTTAA
- the LOC126737047 gene encoding beta-1,4-mannosyltransferase egh-like isoform X4: MDNSTLSANDKIVVVKSENLSENDLTEEKMISSTNINMTSQIKHILHCLLLLFILSVMEYSTLTGGLMVSANPWQKYGFFFTLLLYMFRIVVFLALPQALFNFVGLLVYNAFSDKVTLKSSPLLSPLICIRVVTRGDYPELVKRNVERNLKTCLATGLENFYIEVVSDNSICLSENHRIRELVVPKKYKTKSGALYKSRALQYCLEEKVNILSKNDWIVHLDEETILTPNCIKGILNFAFDSKYHIGQGLITYANEEIVNWITTLADGFRVADDMGKLRLQFNAFHKPLFSFKGSYVVIQL; this comes from the exons AAGAGAAAATGATCTCATCTACTAACATAAATATGACCAGTCAAATAAAACATATCTTGCATTGCCTTCTTCTCCTTTTCATTCTGAGTGTAATGGAATATTCTACACTTACCGGAGGTTTAATGGTTTCTGCAAATCCATGgcaaaaatatggatttttttttacgttactATTATACATGTTCAGAATAGTAGTATTTTTAGCTTTACCACAAGcgctatttaattttgttggatTGTTGGTTTATAACGCATTTTCAG ataaAGTGACGCTCAAGAGTTCTCCACTTTTATCACCTTTAATTTGTATCAGAGTAGTCACCAGAGGAGATTATCCTGAGTTAGTAAAAAGGAACGTGGAGCGAAATCTTAAAACGTGTTTAGCTACAGGTTTAGAAAACTTTTACATTG aaGTCGTGTCTGATAACTCAATATGCTTGTCAGAAAATCATAGAATAAGGGAATTAGTAGTACCAAAGAAATATAAGACAAAATCGGGAGCACTTTACAAG tctcGTGCATTGCAATACTGTTTGGAGGAAAAAGTGAATATCTTATCAAAAAATGATTGGATAGTACATCTGGATGAAGAAACTATTTTAACACCAAATTGTATAAAAG gAATACTGAACTTTGCTTTTGATTCAAAATATCATATCGGACAAGGATTAATAACATATGCCAATGAGGAAATCGTTAATTGGATAACTACATTAGCTGATGGCTTCCGAGTAGCTGATGATATGGGAAAATTAAGACTACAATTTAATGCGTTTCATAAGCCGTTGTTTAGTTTTAAGGGATCCTACGTAGTTATACAG tTGTAG
- the LOC126737047 gene encoding beta-1,4-mannosyltransferase egh-like isoform X5 → MDNSTLSANDKIVVVKSENLSENDLTEEKMISSTNINMTSQIKHILHCLLLLFILSVMEYSTLTGGLMVSANPWQKYGFFFTLLLYMFRIVVFLALPQALFNFVGLLVYNAFSDKVTLKSSPLLSPLICIRVVTRGDYPELVKRNVERNLKTCLATGLENFYIEVVSDNSICLSENHRIRELVVPKKYKTKSGALYKSRALQYCLEEKVNILSKNDWIVHLDEETILTPNCIKGILNFAFDSKYHIGQGLITYANEEIVNWITTLADGFRVADDMGKLRLQFNAFHKPLFSFKGSYVVIQY, encoded by the exons AAGAGAAAATGATCTCATCTACTAACATAAATATGACCAGTCAAATAAAACATATCTTGCATTGCCTTCTTCTCCTTTTCATTCTGAGTGTAATGGAATATTCTACACTTACCGGAGGTTTAATGGTTTCTGCAAATCCATGgcaaaaatatggatttttttttacgttactATTATACATGTTCAGAATAGTAGTATTTTTAGCTTTACCACAAGcgctatttaattttgttggatTGTTGGTTTATAACGCATTTTCAG ataaAGTGACGCTCAAGAGTTCTCCACTTTTATCACCTTTAATTTGTATCAGAGTAGTCACCAGAGGAGATTATCCTGAGTTAGTAAAAAGGAACGTGGAGCGAAATCTTAAAACGTGTTTAGCTACAGGTTTAGAAAACTTTTACATTG aaGTCGTGTCTGATAACTCAATATGCTTGTCAGAAAATCATAGAATAAGGGAATTAGTAGTACCAAAGAAATATAAGACAAAATCGGGAGCACTTTACAAG tctcGTGCATTGCAATACTGTTTGGAGGAAAAAGTGAATATCTTATCAAAAAATGATTGGATAGTACATCTGGATGAAGAAACTATTTTAACACCAAATTGTATAAAAG gAATACTGAACTTTGCTTTTGATTCAAAATATCATATCGGACAAGGATTAATAACATATGCCAATGAGGAAATCGTTAATTGGATAACTACATTAGCTGATGGCTTCCGAGTAGCTGATGATATGGGAAAATTAAGACTACAATTTAATGCGTTTCATAAGCCGTTGTTTAGTTTTAAGGGATCCTACGTAGTTATACAG TATTAA
- the LOC126737047 gene encoding beta-1,4-mannosyltransferase egh-like isoform X1: MDNSTLSANDKIVVVKSENLSENDLTEEKMISSTNINMTSQIKHILHCLLLLFILSVMEYSTLTGGLMVSANPWQKYGFFFTLLLYMFRIVVFLALPQALFNFVGLLVYNAFSDKVTLKSSPLLSPLICIRVVTRGDYPELVKRNVERNLKTCLATGLENFYIEVVSDNSICLSENHRIRELVVPKKYKTKSGALYKSRALQYCLEEKVNILSKNDWIVHLDEETILTPNCIKGILNFAFDSKYHIGQGLITYANEEIVNWITTLADGFRVADDMGKLRLQFNAFHKPLFSFKGSYVVIQYDTEKAVSFDNGPDGSIAEDCYFAIKASSMGYTFNFIDGEMWEKSPFTIKDFIQQRKRWLQGILLVVHSKALPLKSKFLLAMSCYAWVTLPLAMFNLILVPLFPISSYSLIDFLMTFVGGVNLYMFIFGVIKSFNVKRLGLFKFILCLIGSVAVIPFNIIMENVVAIWGYFGSKHKFYIVQKGERTESVV; encoded by the exons AAGAGAAAATGATCTCATCTACTAACATAAATATGACCAGTCAAATAAAACATATCTTGCATTGCCTTCTTCTCCTTTTCATTCTGAGTGTAATGGAATATTCTACACTTACCGGAGGTTTAATGGTTTCTGCAAATCCATGgcaaaaatatggatttttttttacgttactATTATACATGTTCAGAATAGTAGTATTTTTAGCTTTACCACAAGcgctatttaattttgttggatTGTTGGTTTATAACGCATTTTCAG ataaAGTGACGCTCAAGAGTTCTCCACTTTTATCACCTTTAATTTGTATCAGAGTAGTCACCAGAGGAGATTATCCTGAGTTAGTAAAAAGGAACGTGGAGCGAAATCTTAAAACGTGTTTAGCTACAGGTTTAGAAAACTTTTACATTG aaGTCGTGTCTGATAACTCAATATGCTTGTCAGAAAATCATAGAATAAGGGAATTAGTAGTACCAAAGAAATATAAGACAAAATCGGGAGCACTTTACAAG tctcGTGCATTGCAATACTGTTTGGAGGAAAAAGTGAATATCTTATCAAAAAATGATTGGATAGTACATCTGGATGAAGAAACTATTTTAACACCAAATTGTATAAAAG gAATACTGAACTTTGCTTTTGATTCAAAATATCATATCGGACAAGGATTAATAACATATGCCAATGAGGAAATCGTTAATTGGATAACTACATTAGCTGATGGCTTCCGAGTAGCTGATGATATGGGAAAATTAAGACTACAATTTAATGCGTTTCATAAGCCGTTGTTTAGTTTTAAGGGATCCTACGTAGTTATACAG TATGATACAGAAAAAGCGGTATCCTTTGATAACGGTCCAGACGGATCCATAGCTGAAGACTGCTATTTTGCAATTAAGGCCTCCAGTATGGGCTACACCTTCAATTTCATCGATGGCGAAATGTGGGAAAAATCACCGTTTACCATCAAAGACTTTATTCAACAAAGAAAGCGGTGGCTTCAAGGAATATTATTAGTTGTTCATTCAAAGGCTCTACCTTTAAAATCAAAGTTCCTTCTAGCAATGTCTTGCTATGCTTGGGTTACTTTGCCACTTGCAATGTTTAACTTAATATTAGTACCTTTATTCCCAATATCTTCATACTCACTTATTGACTTTCTCATGACCTTTGTGGGAGGTGTAAATCTTTATATGTTTATATTCGGAGTAATTAAGTCTTTTAACGTAAAAAGACTTGGactgtttaaatttatattatgtttaattGGATCTGTTGCAGTTATTCCATTTAATATTATCATGGAAAATGTTGTGGCTATTTGGGGATATTTCGGAAgcaaacataaattttatatcGTTCAAAAGGGAGAAAGAACAGAAAGTGTTGTTTAA
- the LOC126737047 gene encoding beta-1,4-mannosyltransferase egh-like isoform X2 produces MFCLKSYFTKEKMISSTNINMTSQIKHILHCLLLLFILSVMEYSTLTGGLMVSANPWQKYGFFFTLLLYMFRIVVFLALPQALFNFVGLLVYNAFSDKVTLKSSPLLSPLICIRVVTRGDYPELVKRNVERNLKTCLATGLENFYIEVVSDNSICLSENHRIRELVVPKKYKTKSGALYKSRALQYCLEEKVNILSKNDWIVHLDEETILTPNCIKGILNFAFDSKYHIGQGLITYANEEIVNWITTLADGFRVADDMGKLRLQFNAFHKPLFSFKGSYVVIQYDTEKAVSFDNGPDGSIAEDCYFAIKASSMGYTFNFIDGEMWEKSPFTIKDFIQQRKRWLQGILLVVHSKALPLKSKFLLAMSCYAWVTLPLAMFNLILVPLFPISSYSLIDFLMTFVGGVNLYMFIFGVIKSFNVKRLGLFKFILCLIGSVAVIPFNIIMENVVAIWGYFGSKHKFYIVQKGERTESVV; encoded by the exons AAGAGAAAATGATCTCATCTACTAACATAAATATGACCAGTCAAATAAAACATATCTTGCATTGCCTTCTTCTCCTTTTCATTCTGAGTGTAATGGAATATTCTACACTTACCGGAGGTTTAATGGTTTCTGCAAATCCATGgcaaaaatatggatttttttttacgttactATTATACATGTTCAGAATAGTAGTATTTTTAGCTTTACCACAAGcgctatttaattttgttggatTGTTGGTTTATAACGCATTTTCAG ataaAGTGACGCTCAAGAGTTCTCCACTTTTATCACCTTTAATTTGTATCAGAGTAGTCACCAGAGGAGATTATCCTGAGTTAGTAAAAAGGAACGTGGAGCGAAATCTTAAAACGTGTTTAGCTACAGGTTTAGAAAACTTTTACATTG aaGTCGTGTCTGATAACTCAATATGCTTGTCAGAAAATCATAGAATAAGGGAATTAGTAGTACCAAAGAAATATAAGACAAAATCGGGAGCACTTTACAAG tctcGTGCATTGCAATACTGTTTGGAGGAAAAAGTGAATATCTTATCAAAAAATGATTGGATAGTACATCTGGATGAAGAAACTATTTTAACACCAAATTGTATAAAAG gAATACTGAACTTTGCTTTTGATTCAAAATATCATATCGGACAAGGATTAATAACATATGCCAATGAGGAAATCGTTAATTGGATAACTACATTAGCTGATGGCTTCCGAGTAGCTGATGATATGGGAAAATTAAGACTACAATTTAATGCGTTTCATAAGCCGTTGTTTAGTTTTAAGGGATCCTACGTAGTTATACAG TATGATACAGAAAAAGCGGTATCCTTTGATAACGGTCCAGACGGATCCATAGCTGAAGACTGCTATTTTGCAATTAAGGCCTCCAGTATGGGCTACACCTTCAATTTCATCGATGGCGAAATGTGGGAAAAATCACCGTTTACCATCAAAGACTTTATTCAACAAAGAAAGCGGTGGCTTCAAGGAATATTATTAGTTGTTCATTCAAAGGCTCTACCTTTAAAATCAAAGTTCCTTCTAGCAATGTCTTGCTATGCTTGGGTTACTTTGCCACTTGCAATGTTTAACTTAATATTAGTACCTTTATTCCCAATATCTTCATACTCACTTATTGACTTTCTCATGACCTTTGTGGGAGGTGTAAATCTTTATATGTTTATATTCGGAGTAATTAAGTCTTTTAACGTAAAAAGACTTGGactgtttaaatttatattatgtttaattGGATCTGTTGCAGTTATTCCATTTAATATTATCATGGAAAATGTTGTGGCTATTTGGGGATATTTCGGAAgcaaacataaattttatatcGTTCAAAAGGGAGAAAGAACAGAAAGTGTTGTTTAA